From Thermogladius calderae 1633, a single genomic window includes:
- a CDS encoding TatD family hydrolase has protein sequence MKIVDMHVHCHEVDTGELRTLVEEGYVLVCVSDDYESSLRTLQLSDEIEVQPCIGLHPWEIGRQDYRSVVELVERNADTVKCLGEVGLDRQFVPETFDRQLDFFKQLLVLARDYGLVLNLHTPRAWREVYELLLRNDIERAYFHWYTGPLDLLEEIQEKGYYVGLNPAFKIQDKHRRVLEVADLERALTESDSPYEYKGLKLNPRLISETIDALASIRGTSRDYLESLFYRNYLRLFR, from the coding sequence ATGAAGATCGTGGACATGCACGTCCACTGCCACGAGGTGGACACCGGAGAGCTCAGAACACTCGTCGAGGAGGGCTACGTTCTCGTATGTGTCAGCGACGACTACGAGTCTAGTCTGAGGACGCTCCAGCTGAGCGACGAGATCGAGGTTCAACCGTGTATAGGCCTCCACCCCTGGGAGATCGGTAGGCAGGACTACAGGAGTGTAGTAGAGCTGGTTGAGAGGAACGCGGACACGGTCAAGTGCCTGGGGGAGGTGGGACTGGACAGGCAGTTTGTACCAGAGACGTTCGACAGACAGCTGGACTTCTTCAAGCAGTTGCTGGTACTAGCTAGAGACTACGGCCTAGTCCTAAACCTCCACACGCCTAGAGCCTGGAGAGAGGTCTACGAGCTTCTGTTGAGAAACGACATCGAGAGGGCCTACTTCCACTGGTATACTGGCCCCCTCGACCTACTGGAGGAGATCCAGGAGAAGGGCTACTACGTTGGACTAAACCCGGCTTTCAAAATCCAGGACAAGCACAGGCGCGTCCTCGAAGTAGCCGACCTAGAGAGGGCTCTAACAGAGAGCGACTCCCCGTACGAGTACAAGGGGTTGAAGCTGAACCCTCGCCTAATCAGCGAGACAATAGACGCCTTGGCAAGTATTAGGGGGACTAGCAGGGATTACCTGGAAAGCCTGTTCTACAGGAACTACCTAAGGCTGTTCAGGTAA
- a CDS encoding phosphate uptake regulator PhoU yields the protein MASVERRKVQKTGSSSFIVTLPKEWVDAVGLKSGDYVYIYEHGGRLVITPGTFEIGQLQATIRVFSEARIEEIFRTIVAFYLAGYTNLTVSFDPSLQNLAKKISDLKSMVRIKLAGIEVIDETYNTISFKILLDLRELPLESSLRRLHLIVSNMMRDSLSSYKSGDKALAEAVIQRDDEADRFHFMIVRELSMALLDVKVMHDLGLSSPVETINYRIIARNLERIADHSVNIAKNVIVYGKPSSMADDIYNLGTSLIDLLNSAMGSLYKLGRQDAEEVIQKTRETVSKIDDLVAKVVVANIPDREKAFHIMVLDSLRRITRYSNGIAETSINIKASKVSSIDIK from the coding sequence ATGGCGAGCGTAGAGAGGAGGAAGGTACAGAAGACTGGTAGCTCATCGTTTATAGTCACTCTTCCTAAAGAGTGGGTCGACGCCGTAGGCTTGAAGAGCGGCGACTACGTCTACATATACGAGCACGGCGGTAGGCTCGTCATAACCCCGGGGACCTTCGAGATAGGGCAGCTACAGGCCACTATCAGGGTATTCAGCGAGGCTAGGATCGAGGAGATCTTCAGGACGATCGTGGCCTTCTACCTAGCGGGCTACACGAACCTGACGGTGTCTTTTGACCCCTCGCTACAGAATCTCGCGAAGAAGATAAGCGACCTTAAGAGCATGGTCAGAATAAAACTGGCAGGTATAGAGGTCATAGACGAGACGTACAACACGATCTCCTTCAAGATACTGCTAGACCTACGCGAGCTACCGTTAGAGAGCAGCCTGAGGAGGCTCCACTTGATAGTCTCGAACATGATGAGGGACAGCCTCTCCAGCTACAAGAGCGGCGACAAGGCACTAGCGGAGGCGGTCATCCAGAGAGACGACGAGGCGGATAGGTTCCACTTCATGATCGTCAGGGAGTTGTCCATGGCGCTACTCGACGTCAAGGTGATGCACGACCTCGGGCTCTCATCACCCGTTGAGACGATCAACTACAGGATTATAGCGAGGAACCTGGAGAGAATAGCCGACCACAGCGTCAACATAGCAAAGAACGTTATAGTGTACGGTAAGCCCTCTAGCATGGCCGACGACATCTACAACCTCGGCACATCGCTAATAGACCTGCTCAACAGTGCTATGGGGTCTCTCTACAAGCTCGGCAGGCAGGACGCCGAGGAGGTCATACAGAAGACACGCGAGACCGTGAGCAAGATCGACGACCTAGTCGCGAAGGTCGTAGTAGCCAACATACCAGACCGCGAGAAGGCCTTCCACATCATGGTACTGGACAGCCTGAGGAGGATAACGAGGTACTCGAACGGTATTGCGGAGACGTCGATCAACATCAAGGCCAGTAAAGTCTCGTCGATAGACATAAAGTAG
- a CDS encoding transcriptional regulator, giving the protein MYALSEFVIDFSDVPLNPFGTRDEQKLEAALIVGTLYSPEVVELLKDPVERTTWIDSLAVAAAAYAKYKAGKPVSKIAEEVGRSEHTIRAHIQGKTKAGKLIISTYEKLKAGTLRVAVPFVSGAPQVEAKTSELERKVQELTREKESLLAKVSELEKEVENLRRQLEACREESGKLSRVVEAVKSRLQALEEIKQLLSELA; this is encoded by the coding sequence GTGTACGCGTTGTCCGAGTTCGTTATCGACTTCTCAGACGTGCCCTTGAACCCGTTTGGGACGCGTGACGAGCAGAAGCTGGAGGCCGCACTGATAGTTGGGACGCTTTACAGCCCGGAAGTAGTCGAGCTGTTGAAAGACCCGGTCGAGAGGACGACGTGGATCGACAGCTTGGCCGTGGCAGCGGCTGCCTATGCTAAGTACAAGGCGGGGAAGCCGGTAAGCAAGATCGCAGAGGAGGTCGGGAGGAGCGAGCACACGATCAGGGCCCACATACAGGGCAAGACCAAGGCGGGCAAGCTTATCATATCGACCTACGAGAAGCTCAAAGCCGGGACCCTGAGGGTCGCTGTGCCGTTCGTTTCTGGTGCACCCCAGGTCGAGGCAAAGACAAGCGAGCTCGAGAGAAAAGTCCAAGAGCTGACCAGGGAGAAAGAGAGCCTTCTCGCGAAGGTCTCGGAGCTCGAGAAAGAGGTCGAGAACCTCAGGAGACAGCTCGAGGCGTGCCGGGAGGAGAGCGGCAAGCTGAGCCGCGTAGTCGAGGCCGTGAAGAGCCGGTTGCAGGCACTCGAGGAGATCAAGCAGCTGCTCTCCGAGCTAGCGTGA
- a CDS encoding lysylphosphatidylglycerol synthase domain-containing protein: MKVGVDVKKWAVSVVVVFATILAYSVVTSSYTAVFKTPLINLALASAILMFGYFVSSVRLMIIHSRYTGTRLGVSEYYKARLMGNLVGFLTPSAVGGEIGRAGYLSSKGFPFTDMVAVSYYEVFFDVVFCNIMGIVFSVNQFPWTLPVLVVASFTLATWVAISAVLLYAGGRQISNSRTILGWRGLGERVLQVATNIARAFKSVSRRVGAVDLAYIVLLTTASQVLQAASLLAITGVYAAKGLVVSMSAYFYSQSLSSIPTPGGAVTSEYGLSLVLEPEAVVSFRLVYALANIVPGLIIMLKAYTGKRGRV, encoded by the coding sequence GTGAAAGTGGGTGTGGACGTTAAAAAGTGGGCGGTGTCGGTAGTAGTGGTGTTCGCCACCATACTGGCTTACAGCGTTGTCACTTCCAGTTATACCGCGGTCTTTAAAACCCCGCTCATAAACCTCGCCCTAGCGTCCGCGATATTGATGTTCGGCTACTTCGTCTCCTCTGTAAGGCTGATGATAATACACTCGAGGTACACGGGCACTAGACTAGGCGTGTCAGAGTACTACAAAGCCAGGCTGATGGGGAACCTCGTAGGGTTTCTCACACCGTCCGCGGTCGGAGGCGAGATCGGTAGAGCGGGCTACCTCTCATCAAAGGGCTTCCCATTCACGGACATGGTCGCGGTGTCGTACTACGAAGTCTTCTTCGACGTCGTCTTCTGCAATATCATGGGCATCGTGTTCTCCGTGAACCAATTCCCCTGGACTCTCCCAGTCCTCGTAGTGGCCTCGTTCACCCTCGCTACGTGGGTCGCTATTTCAGCCGTACTCCTCTACGCAGGGGGAAGACAAATCTCCAATAGCCGGACGATCCTTGGCTGGAGGGGGCTTGGGGAGCGGGTTCTACAGGTGGCCACCAACATAGCTAGGGCTTTCAAGTCCGTCTCCAGGAGAGTGGGGGCAGTAGACCTAGCGTATATCGTGTTGTTGACTACCGCCTCCCAGGTGTTACAGGCAGCGTCCCTACTCGCTATCACGGGTGTTTACGCTGCTAAAGGGCTGGTCGTCTCGATGAGTGCTTACTTCTACTCACAGAGCCTGAGCTCTATCCCGACGCCAGGGGGCGCTGTCACCTCGGAGTACGGGCTCAGCTTAGTCCTAGAGCCCGAGGCCGTGGTCTCGTTCAGGCTCGTTTACGCGCTCGCTAACATAGTCCCCGGGCTTATTATAATGCTTAAGGCCTATACTGGTAAGAGAGGGAGGGTTTGA
- the prf1 gene encoding peptide chain release factor aRF-1, producing MEALRVDKQRLREIIKELKKWKAPATVLLSLYVPPGRPVSDVVNLLRQELSISDNIKLKRTKNAVQRALASAIDRFSKVTKIPDNGLVYFAGEDVETGDFISVMLIPPEEVRLFFYRTDKYFHTEFLEEMVYEHNVIGLIIVERDAATLGLLKGNRLVVLEEMEEYIPGKHEKGGQSQRRYDRIIEQMVEDFYKKVGEHANKAFLPLLEQGKLKAVLVGGPAYSKYDFVQGDYLDYRLKKILINQLVDVSYQGEAGLREMVMKAQDVLKEQEYVEGLQVIEEFKLHLVKDDGMVVYGEDEVSNALEMGAVKVLVVSEERGDVEKWLEKAKNHGARVVVINNDMPEGEWFYKTFNGIAGILRYKAG from the coding sequence ATAGAGGCCCTCAGAGTCGACAAACAAAGGCTCAGGGAGATCATAAAAGAGCTGAAGAAGTGGAAGGCCCCTGCTACAGTACTGCTCTCGCTCTACGTCCCACCTGGCAGGCCTGTTAGCGACGTTGTCAACCTGCTCAGGCAGGAGTTGTCGATATCCGACAACATCAAGCTGAAGAGGACTAAGAACGCTGTGCAGAGGGCGCTTGCCTCGGCGATCGACAGGTTCAGCAAGGTCACCAAGATACCAGACAACGGTCTAGTCTACTTCGCGGGCGAGGACGTGGAGACCGGCGACTTCATATCCGTGATGCTGATCCCGCCAGAGGAAGTGAGGCTCTTCTTCTACAGGACTGACAAGTACTTCCACACGGAGTTCCTCGAAGAGATGGTCTACGAACACAACGTCATAGGGCTGATAATCGTCGAGCGGGACGCCGCTACTCTCGGCCTACTGAAGGGGAACAGGCTCGTGGTCTTGGAGGAGATGGAGGAGTACATACCCGGCAAGCACGAGAAAGGCGGGCAGAGCCAAAGGAGGTACGACAGGATCATAGAGCAAATGGTCGAGGACTTCTACAAGAAGGTGGGCGAGCACGCCAACAAGGCCTTCCTGCCTCTGCTCGAGCAGGGCAAGTTAAAGGCCGTACTCGTGGGTGGACCCGCTTACAGCAAGTACGACTTTGTTCAAGGAGACTACCTCGACTACAGGCTGAAAAAGATCCTAATAAACCAGCTAGTCGACGTCTCCTACCAGGGCGAGGCAGGTCTAAGAGAGATGGTGATGAAGGCCCAAGACGTGCTCAAGGAGCAAGAGTACGTGGAGGGTCTGCAGGTTATCGAGGAGTTCAAGCTCCACCTGGTTAAAGACGACGGGATGGTCGTCTATGGCGAGGACGAGGTGAGCAACGCGCTGGAGATGGGGGCCGTCAAGGTGCTCGTGGTCTCTGAGGAGAGAGGTGACGTGGAGAAGTGGTTGGAGAAGGCCAAGAACCACGGGGCAAGAGTAGTGGTGATCAACAACGATATGCCTGAAGGCGAGTGGTTCTACAAGACCTTCAACGGCATAGCCGGGATACTCAGGTACAAGGCTGGTTGA